TTCTTTCGATGGTTGCACACACCTGAGAACGGACCAGATTGAGTTGCTGTGCCAGGGTAGCTGATAAAACCTGAGTCAATAAATACGCATCTTGAACTTGCCCCTGCTTGGAGTGGGCACCCAGCTATGTGGGACGGACCGGGCAAAGGACTGTGGCGCTGCTTTCTTTTGCAGATGTTGCGCTGCCAGCGAGCGGCTGGGTACCTCGTCTTGGCCGTCACCCTCTTCCAGTGGCAATCCAGGACACCTTTCCAGGTAGCGGCATTGCAAGAGGTAAGCGGTGATCTCAAAAACAAGGCCCAGTTGTTTCTGGCAAGCCCAAATTTCTGCACTGGAGACGTTCCCCTATGGCTGGGATTTCTTATTTCAAAGCGCCCTCGAGCGGTCAGAGTTAAAATATTTCTATCTCTCTTTTTAATGCTCTTAAAAGCAGTTTGGAAAAAAATGATCAGAAGAGTTTTACTGCCACCaaccctcctccttcctctggtAGAGGCAAAGAAGGACAATTGAAAGacgttttaaaagaggactaggcaaattcccagaggaggagaaggttGTCAGTAGCTCAGGTGGTGACAGGTCATCACTGAAGTCATAAGTCTCCGATGCCAGTAAAGTTAACGCTTTATTCAACTTTATAACGCGTTATTCAATTAATAAATTGAATTTATTAATTCAaattgataatttattatttgtacctcgcccatttggctgggtctccccagccactctgggcggcttccaacaaatatcaaaatacattaaaatatcacagattaaaaacttccctaaacagggctgccttcaggtatttgctaaatgtcaggtagtcgtttatctctttgacctctggtgggagggcgttccacaaggcgggcgccactacggagaaggccctctgcctggttccctgtaacctcgcttcttgctacaggtttaacacattttaaaacctttaaaatgtgttagttccagtttctttccaaagtttcacCCTTCCCCCAGCACTGGAAAAAGACCACACCTCTGGTAAGTTAAAAAAtgctttacagtcatacctcgtgttgcgttaggttcatgttgcgtcttttcagcttgcgaacacggcaaaccctgaattgtatacttccgggttttgctgtGCATGCATGCGCAGCAGAATTCTGcacgcttcgcacatgcgcagaagcggcactctAGTTGAGGACTTTTCGGgatgcaaacagcaccccggaatggatcgagtccataactagaggtaccactgtactcacaaactctccaaaggtcggGTTCATGTGCTTtgccatacagcattcagaaaaagctgcacaggcagtaaaacttagcttagttttaaaaaatggtgaaGGTTCCtagattattggtataggaacacaagagAGGTTGGCAAGAGAACGTTTTTTGGCAGATGCCAAAAATAGAACAGTTAAGGTACCTACCTGACATcaataggcagtgagttccaaagtgtagactCAGTTAATGGTATTGATAATTATAGTATTCATTAAATAATAGCTGAAAGATCAgtcttttctcctttgcagcAGCCTctggctccttcttctcccctggGCGAGGGTCGCCTGTCTCTGTCTGGCCAGGAGAAGCCAGCTGCCGACCTGGTCGCAAAGCTTCTCCTCTTCGACGAGCTGGTGTCCCTCGAAAATGATGTCATCGAGACGAAAAGGAAGCGGAGTTTCTCGGGGTTTGGCTCCCCTCTCGACAGGCTTTCGGCCGGATCCCTGGACCTGAAAGCCAAGCAGAGGTGAGCTGTGAGGAAGAGCTGGATCTCAGAGAGCAGAGTCATGGAACTGCAGAAGGGACCCAAAGGCTGCTTTCTGTGCACAggaggaactctgcacatgcttaaatGCGCTCCCTTATGAGTTTTGTAAGCAAGAATATGTGTACAACGAAGGACTCACCCACACCTCCATTTGCTCTGCTGCTTTACCACAGGAAACCTATGGTTTAGTGTTGAATCGGAACAAACGGCAATCATGTTTTTTGCGgactgctgtttgttccaatttagcaccaaagagtgggttttggtgggtggaaggagaagcagggcaaaggcgAAGCcactgtgcctagaaagcatgggcagTGGTGAAGGAAGCCACTtggccacccggagcggcaaacccgggggcacaagggggcggggtgtcgctccaTAGCACGCATGTGCAGCGTTGCTACGTACGGCGCTGCACATGCTTCCCCTCGCCTCCGCTCcagccagaaaaaggaaagcgcACGCTGAGCCGGTTTGTGAGCAAGCTGTTGGCATGCACTTTTTACTAGGCAGCAGGGCTTGGCTTGGGTGTTGCGGGGGGGCGCATGCACCAAgttcaccccctccagggtggcacccagggtggagggcccccccccacgcacccccttgctccgcccctgagcaTAGGACTAGTGGGAAGCAGCTCAGACCCGTGTTTTCCAGGCAGGGGACAAGCAGAAGGGGTCTTGCAACGCTAAAACAAATGTGCAATAATATGCATCACACGCTTCTGCACTGTACTTAAATTAATTTGTGTCGTACTCAAAATACAAACGGAGGCAGCAATTTGTCAAAGGAAGCAGAAAGCTTTCCactggccttccccaacctggtgccctcgagCTGTTTTGAACTACAGATCTCATCAGCCCCAATAAGCAAGATTGAGTCTTGctgttcttctttggcgatcccttgtagccgagtgagatggtcttccatgaacacggttttaacaatgagtccgtaagtgactgtggaggccagttctggatccacacgtccttccacagtggggacattggtttctgggcttgatcacggtgtggatttgccaagcgtgccttcctcttggcacgtttatcccttgcatcctgagttcgagcgtcttcaaagcccacgacacctttggtaaaggctgttctccaactggagcgctcgcaggcaaggcTTTCCCAGTTTTCGGTGTTCATACAGTACTACATTTTTTCAGATTTGCCTTAAGAGAggatttaaacctcttttgttgaccaccagcattacgcttcccatttttaagttcggaatagagtagatgctttggaagacgatcatcaggcatccgaaAAACATGACCAGGGAAACAAAGTTGACGGTGGAgaaccattgcttcaacactggtgatctttgcttcttccagtacactggcattagttcgcctgtattcccaagtgatgtgtaaaatttttcggagactccgttgatggaatctttcgaggagttggagatggcctttataagtggtccatgtttcacaagcatacagtaaagaTGGCCACAAGAGGGAGCACGTCCCCAGCAAAAGCGCTCTGCCAGTGAGCTTTGCTCTGTGGAAAACCCGCAGAAGTTGCGCTCCAATTCCAATAGTCACTTGTGAGACTCTGGTTCTTTCAGgaccctgaaaaagaaacagaggTCTTGCGCATGCTGGATCCTAGCATTGCACCAGGTGGGCCTCATTGCACTAGTTCTAATGCttagaggagcctgctggatcagacccatggcccatctggtcaaggttcctagaatcctagaatcctagagttggaagagaccacaagggccatccagtccaaccccctgccaagcaggaaacaccatcaaagcattcctgacagatggctgtcaagcctccgcttaaagacctccaaaggagactccaccacactccttggcagcaaattccactgtccaacagctcttactgtcaggaagt
The sequence above is drawn from the Lacerta agilis isolate rLacAgi1 chromosome 5, rLacAgi1.pri, whole genome shotgun sequence genome and encodes:
- the OSTN gene encoding osteocrin isoform X1; the encoded protein is MLRCQRAAGYLVLAVTLFQWQSRTPFQVAALQEQPLAPSSPLGEGRLSLSGQEKPAADLVAKLLLFDELVSLENDVIETKRKRSFSGFGSPLDRLSAGSLDLKAKQRKVVEIPKRRFGIPLDRIGVNRLSNTRGLPALVDDLRRISPTAKGTSASPTATPSDFAIQKQAS
- the OSTN gene encoding osteocrin isoform X2; the encoded protein is MLRCQRAAGYLVLAVTLFQWQSRTPFQVAALQEQPLAPSSPLGEGRLSLSGQEKPAADLVAKLLLFDELVSLENDVIETKRKRSFSGFGSPLDRLSAGSLDLKAKQRKVVEIPKRRFGIPLDRIGVNRLSNTRG